The following coding sequences lie in one Thalassoglobus polymorphus genomic window:
- a CDS encoding family 16 glycoside hydrolase, translating into MKLFFSLAGVALFFLPASLFAVDAHGEVILEDHFERTETDDQLEQVGNGWGTNSKSRAKGVKQVDLVDGAMHITRADVADHGVSVTHEVAFKDATIELRFKLGKNDDLGINIADMKEKSVHAGHICMTRIRPNRVEIVDLKTGRMDLKNRERRLANQLSEDEKRDINKKSKYFKVDLKANQWHQLKVSIQGDVMSVTIDEKFVGKFQSNGIGHLTKSRLRLAVGKSAWVDDVKVTRLN; encoded by the coding sequence ATGAAACTTTTCTTTTCACTCGCAGGCGTGGCACTCTTCTTTCTCCCTGCGAGTCTCTTCGCTGTCGATGCACATGGAGAAGTGATTCTGGAAGATCATTTCGAACGGACTGAAACCGATGATCAACTTGAGCAGGTCGGAAATGGCTGGGGGACGAACAGCAAAAGTCGGGCGAAGGGAGTCAAACAAGTTGATCTCGTCGATGGAGCGATGCACATCACGCGAGCCGACGTCGCAGACCACGGTGTCTCCGTGACTCATGAAGTCGCCTTCAAGGATGCCACGATTGAACTACGATTCAAGCTGGGAAAAAACGATGATCTCGGAATCAACATTGCCGACATGAAAGAGAAGTCCGTTCATGCTGGGCATATTTGCATGACACGCATTCGACCAAATCGAGTCGAAATCGTTGACTTAAAGACAGGTCGAATGGATTTAAAAAATCGAGAGCGCCGTCTCGCCAATCAACTTTCTGAAGACGAAAAGAGAGACATCAACAAGAAGTCGAAGTATTTCAAAGTTGACCTGAAAGCGAATCAGTGGCACCAGTTGAAAGTCAGCATTCAAGGCGATGTGATGTCGGTAACCATCGACGAGAAATTCGTTGGAAAATTCCAATCTAATGGAATTGGACACCTGACGAAAAGTCGGTTGCGATTAGCAGTCGGGAAATCTGCCTGGGTTGATGATGTCAAAGTCACACGGCTGAATTAG
- a CDS encoding carbon storage regulator — translation MLVLTRKPGEAIHIGDDIFIKVSEISGNRVKLCIDAPKIMRILRAEVAEQIEQQQTNGAPVRDEKFRRRSQTDSHSNMSALA, via the coding sequence GTGTTAGTTCTAACTAGAAAGCCTGGAGAAGCAATCCACATCGGAGACGACATCTTCATTAAAGTCTCTGAGATTTCTGGAAACCGAGTCAAACTTTGCATCGACGCTCCCAAAATCATGCGAATACTCCGAGCCGAGGTCGCTGAACAAATCGAACAGCAGCAGACAAACGGTGCTCCAGTTCGGGATGAAAAATTTCGACGTCGTTCGCAAACCGATTCACATTCCAACATGAGTGCACTTGCGTAA
- a CDS encoding tyrosine-type recombinase/integrase: protein MVKQSKSFRVGRVRGDRRGKVWYLTYYDQGQRHRPRIGSDLDEARRHAAEINSQLENGAPVSSSFQSIKIAELQERWLDHHETVARSSLKTIARYRSATNHLIAFVNGSRVPGSTGQFRVEHAEQFVKHLRSISVSPNGHPNSDKRPLRDKGLRYILEVCRSMFHFAAQRRHLPPYADNPFKALQLDKIPTEDSKPIELFDAEQERLFLLAADDWQFPIFVTLMLTGLRPGELSHLLWPDDIHEELRAIVIRNRPQLGWQVKTRRERMIPLHPVLYRVIASSTLNRQSGTLFQRRRFTMSQQPALAGSSIDALEKVLQSRVNQREAQLEKQLSRVQRQQVCQTIWRDIGLVKSDYLRTSFIQICNKADLKGFTSPKMLRHMFATTLQERRVDPLIRNELMGHSTNATSRSNPLGMTATYTHTRPATMREQLERALKELPAIAIAEEWLKNRGG from the coding sequence ATGGTCAAGCAATCGAAATCATTCCGCGTCGGTCGTGTGCGTGGCGACCGGCGTGGAAAAGTCTGGTATCTCACGTACTACGATCAGGGGCAACGACACCGTCCGCGAATCGGTTCGGACCTCGACGAAGCTCGTCGCCACGCAGCTGAGATCAATTCACAACTCGAGAACGGTGCACCCGTCTCCTCTTCGTTTCAGTCAATCAAAATTGCGGAACTCCAGGAGCGGTGGCTAGACCACCATGAGACGGTGGCGAGATCATCTTTGAAAACCATCGCTCGTTACCGCAGTGCGACGAACCATCTAATTGCATTCGTGAATGGTTCCCGAGTGCCTGGTTCGACTGGTCAGTTTCGTGTGGAACATGCGGAGCAGTTCGTCAAGCATTTGAGGAGCATCAGCGTTTCACCAAATGGCCATCCAAATTCTGATAAGCGACCACTGCGAGATAAAGGGCTGCGATACATTCTTGAGGTCTGCCGCTCGATGTTTCATTTCGCAGCCCAGCGGCGTCATCTCCCTCCCTATGCGGACAATCCATTCAAGGCTTTGCAGCTCGATAAGATCCCGACAGAAGACTCAAAGCCCATCGAATTGTTCGATGCCGAGCAAGAGAGGCTGTTTCTGTTGGCAGCAGACGATTGGCAGTTTCCAATCTTTGTAACACTGATGCTGACCGGACTGCGGCCGGGAGAACTGTCCCACCTTCTCTGGCCCGATGACATCCACGAGGAACTGCGGGCAATCGTTATTCGCAACCGACCTCAGCTCGGTTGGCAGGTGAAGACTCGGCGGGAACGAATGATACCGCTCCATCCGGTGCTTTATCGAGTCATCGCGTCGAGTACACTCAATCGTCAATCGGGAACATTGTTTCAGAGACGACGTTTTACAATGTCACAACAGCCAGCCCTTGCAGGAAGTTCAATCGACGCATTGGAGAAAGTGCTCCAGTCACGTGTCAATCAGAGAGAGGCTCAATTGGAGAAGCAGCTTTCACGGGTTCAGCGGCAACAGGTGTGTCAGACCATCTGGCGCGATATCGGCTTGGTCAAATCGGATTATCTCCGTACCAGCTTCATTCAGATTTGTAACAAGGCTGATCTGAAGGGCTTCACCAGTCCGAAGATGCTCCGTCACATGTTCGCCACGACACTGCAAGAGCGACGGGTCGATCCGCTCATTCGCAATGAACTGATGGGACATTCAACGAATGCCACATCACGTTCGAATCCGCTCGGCATGACAGCGACGTACACGCACACACGACCTGCAACAATGCGCGAACAGTTGGAGCGAGCGTTGAAGGAGCTTCCCGCCATTGCGATTGCCGAAGAATGGCTGAAGAATCGAGGAGGCTAA
- the lpdA gene encoding dihydrolipoyl dehydrogenase, which produces MANEPTHAELVVIGGGPGGYPAAFEAADQGMDVVLIDQDPRLGGVCLNRGCIPSKALLHLAKLIHEAEESKDWGITFCEPVIDLDKVREFKDSVVGKLTGGIKQLCDARGVTLVQARGELVDSSTVKLTKEDGSSSTMTFEHCIVAVGSRPTLPKFLDIGDDRVMTSTEALNLPDIPERLLVIGGGYIGLEMGSVYSALGSKVSVVEMMPDILMGADRDLVRPLRKRLDSQFEAIYTNTKLNSIQATSDGIVAELEGEGVDSPQTFDRVLVSVGRLPNGHGVGIENTKAKVTERGFIEVDRNMRTADPKILAVGDVAGEPMLAHKATREAKVAVETLRGEPAMFDNIAIPAVVFTDPEVAWCGLTETEAKERGQKVNVVRFPWAASGRAQTIGRTEGLTKMLVDPETERILGVGIVGPGAGELIAEGVLAVETAAVARDLAESIHAHPTLSETIMESAEASFAQATHVYRPKRK; this is translated from the coding sequence ATGGCAAACGAACCGACTCATGCGGAACTGGTCGTCATCGGTGGTGGTCCCGGAGGATATCCGGCAGCTTTTGAAGCAGCCGATCAGGGAATGGATGTTGTACTCATTGACCAGGACCCGAGGTTGGGGGGAGTCTGCTTGAATCGTGGGTGTATTCCTTCGAAGGCATTGCTGCATCTCGCTAAACTGATCCATGAAGCAGAAGAGTCGAAAGATTGGGGAATCACATTTTGCGAACCGGTTATCGATCTGGATAAGGTCAGAGAATTCAAAGATTCCGTTGTGGGAAAATTGACCGGCGGAATCAAACAGCTCTGCGACGCTCGAGGAGTGACATTGGTTCAAGCCCGTGGCGAACTCGTGGATTCCTCGACCGTGAAGCTCACTAAGGAAGATGGTTCCAGCAGCACGATGACTTTTGAGCACTGCATCGTCGCGGTTGGATCGCGGCCGACGCTTCCAAAGTTTTTGGATATCGGCGATGACCGGGTAATGACATCGACGGAAGCACTGAACCTCCCGGACATTCCAGAGCGACTTTTGGTGATCGGTGGAGGTTACATCGGATTGGAGATGGGGTCTGTTTACTCAGCTTTGGGGTCGAAAGTCTCAGTCGTCGAGATGATGCCCGACATTCTCATGGGGGCTGATCGTGATCTCGTTCGACCATTGCGGAAACGACTCGATAGTCAATTCGAAGCGATTTACACGAACACAAAGCTGAACTCAATTCAAGCAACCAGTGACGGGATTGTTGCCGAACTGGAAGGGGAGGGTGTTGACTCTCCGCAGACGTTTGATCGCGTGTTGGTTTCCGTCGGTCGCTTGCCGAATGGTCATGGAGTCGGCATCGAAAACACAAAAGCCAAAGTCACAGAACGGGGCTTTATCGAAGTCGACCGAAACATGCGGACCGCCGACCCGAAAATTCTGGCAGTTGGTGACGTTGCTGGCGAACCGATGCTTGCACATAAAGCGACTCGGGAAGCCAAGGTCGCTGTCGAAACGTTACGGGGTGAACCGGCCATGTTCGACAACATCGCCATTCCGGCTGTTGTCTTTACAGACCCGGAAGTTGCCTGGTGTGGCCTGACCGAAACGGAGGCGAAAGAACGTGGGCAAAAAGTGAATGTTGTTCGCTTCCCATGGGCAGCCTCTGGACGGGCTCAAACCATTGGTCGAACTGAAGGATTGACGAAAATGCTTGTCGATCCGGAAACCGAACGCATCTTAGGCGTCGGAATTGTCGGTCCCGGAGCAGGGGAACTTATCGCTGAGGGAGTGCTCGCTGTCGAAACGGCAGCTGTTGCCAGGGATCTCGCAGAAAGTATCCATGCTCACCCGACTCTCTCCGAAACCATAATGGAGTCGGCTGAGGCCAGCTTTGCTCAAGCAACACATGTTTATCGCCCGAAGCGAAAGTGA
- a CDS encoding tyrosine-type recombinase/integrase, producing MPELAASSPKHDSVQSSSPDSQLQSSASTWKIYRPKHRWERIENFPVGINPPQKVRIYSQSDYYRLQWWEPSAKRNLTDRVNGDLVAAIMRAREIEERLTNARSSGLGLAKLTLQHLHTRYVAMLRGRSDADEISPKTLSRYSSALNHFLEFVSQVEFQHQYRFAASIDQPFVLSFKAFLSNLKVPPNGHPNATPRPLKSVGYVLGVVRGMFSWGISEQSGPLLPIEFRNPFQGNMTTRADRRAKDLFGDPDVTIEMACKFLQNCDDYQLRLFAPIILFGLRASEPCLIFQEDLDGEWLRVIGRPELGYDTKGLRDKRLPMSPELYELLTALRIEQSCLLLTRRSVFEGQYKIKEPVLSAAELAMRYQSLCDSERISSAKVRSRFLRQLVQEAGGLDYDHIDREFRTVAAQLSWPKEATLKDFRHLFSTSLENAGVPLFYRRYLMGQSPGTSPVTTYTHLNQLREQHQRAVESTLAPLYQAFRERVSDLGENR from the coding sequence ATGCCAGAACTGGCCGCGTCAAGCCCGAAACATGATTCTGTACAGTCTTCGTCACCTGACTCGCAGCTTCAATCATCAGCTTCCACCTGGAAAATCTATCGTCCCAAGCATCGCTGGGAGCGTATTGAGAATTTTCCAGTCGGGATCAATCCGCCCCAGAAGGTTCGAATTTACAGTCAGAGTGATTATTACCGACTGCAATGGTGGGAACCATCCGCAAAGCGAAACCTGACGGATCGCGTGAATGGCGATCTGGTAGCCGCCATCATGCGCGCCCGTGAGATCGAAGAGCGCCTGACCAATGCGCGCTCATCAGGATTGGGCCTCGCGAAACTCACGCTGCAACACTTGCACACGCGATACGTGGCGATGCTTCGTGGCCGAAGCGATGCTGACGAGATCAGTCCCAAAACACTGAGCCGATACTCCTCCGCGCTGAATCACTTCCTGGAATTCGTTTCCCAGGTTGAATTTCAACATCAGTATCGATTCGCTGCAAGTATCGACCAGCCGTTCGTGCTCTCCTTCAAAGCGTTTCTGAGCAACCTGAAGGTTCCCCCCAACGGACATCCCAATGCGACACCGCGACCTTTGAAATCTGTCGGATATGTTTTAGGCGTCGTCCGAGGGATGTTCAGTTGGGGAATCAGCGAGCAGAGCGGACCATTACTGCCGATCGAGTTCCGCAATCCGTTTCAGGGAAACATGACCACACGAGCTGACCGCCGAGCGAAAGATCTCTTTGGTGATCCAGATGTCACTATCGAAATGGCTTGCAAGTTCCTTCAAAATTGTGATGACTATCAACTTCGCTTGTTCGCACCGATCATTTTATTTGGCTTGCGAGCCAGCGAACCGTGCCTGATCTTTCAAGAGGATCTTGACGGCGAATGGCTCCGTGTCATCGGGCGTCCAGAATTAGGGTATGACACCAAAGGGTTGCGTGACAAACGATTGCCGATGTCTCCGGAGCTTTATGAACTGTTGACCGCTCTTCGTATCGAACAGTCATGTCTGCTGCTGACAAGACGATCGGTCTTCGAGGGCCAATACAAGATCAAGGAACCAGTATTGTCGGCTGCCGAATTGGCGATGCGCTACCAGAGTCTGTGTGATAGCGAACGAATTTCATCCGCGAAGGTTCGCTCACGCTTCTTACGACAGCTCGTCCAAGAGGCGGGTGGTCTCGACTACGATCACATTGACCGAGAGTTTAGAACAGTGGCAGCGCAGCTGAGTTGGCCGAAAGAAGCGACGCTCAAGGACTTTCGGCATCTGTTCAGTACGTCCTTGGAGAATGCAGGAGTCCCGCTCTTCTACCGCCGCTATCTGATGGGGCAGTCGCCTGGTACGTCCCCGGTCACGACGTACACGCACTTGAATCAATTGCGCGAGCAACATCAACGCGCTGTCGAGTCGACGCTGGCTCCGCTCTACCAAGCGTTTCGAGAGCGTGTTTCTGATCTGGGCGAGAATCGTTAG
- the dnaK gene encoding molecular chaperone DnaK has protein sequence MAVSEKVIGIDLGTTNSVVSVMDGGEAKVIANQEGARTTPSVVAFNNKGEVLVGDPAKRQAVTNPENTIYSAKRFMGRRHSEVQSEEKIVPYKIVGGASDYVKIEVNGKEQTPPEISAKVLMKLKDAAESYLGHRVNKAVITVPAYFNDAQRQATKDAGQIAGLEVARIINEPTAAALAYGLEKKQDEKIAVFDLGGGTFDVSILEVEEGSVEVLATNGDTHLGGDDFDEELINFVADEFKKEGGLDLREHPMSLQRLREACEKAKKELSTLQSTEINLPFIHEANHLQMTIGRSQFERLIDPLVERCRKPVEQALKDAKLSPGDIDEIVLVGGSTRVPLVIELVKKVFGGKEPHKGVNPDEVVSIGAAIQGGIIAGDVKDVVLLDVTPLSLGIETEGGVMTALVERNTTIPVTKSEVFSTAADNQSAVTVSVFQGERPMARDNRLLDQFNLEGIPAAPRGTPQIEVTFDIDVNGILNVFAKDKGTGKEHKVTIQQSSGLSEDEIEKMRKDAESHADEDKKRKELAEVRNQASNFVYQTEKTLKEHEDKLDDDSKTAVNAAIEKVKEAEKGEDPAAIKSAIENLEQASQALTKHIYEAANAAGGGAEADGAAADGTAEAAAADDDVIDAEFEKKE, from the coding sequence ATGGCCGTGTCAGAAAAAGTCATTGGAATCGATTTGGGGACAACGAATTCGGTTGTCTCCGTTATGGATGGAGGCGAAGCGAAAGTGATCGCCAATCAGGAAGGGGCTCGGACAACTCCCAGTGTTGTCGCCTTCAATAATAAAGGAGAAGTTCTCGTTGGTGACCCGGCCAAGCGTCAGGCAGTGACCAATCCTGAAAACACAATTTACTCTGCAAAACGATTTATGGGGCGACGGCACAGCGAAGTGCAGTCCGAAGAGAAAATCGTCCCTTACAAAATTGTTGGCGGTGCCAGCGACTACGTGAAAATCGAAGTCAACGGGAAAGAGCAAACTCCACCTGAAATTTCGGCGAAGGTGTTGATGAAGCTCAAAGACGCAGCGGAGAGTTATCTCGGTCACCGCGTCAACAAAGCTGTCATTACTGTCCCGGCGTACTTTAACGATGCTCAACGACAAGCCACGAAAGATGCCGGACAAATAGCTGGCCTGGAAGTCGCTCGTATCATTAACGAGCCGACAGCGGCTGCGTTGGCGTATGGGCTCGAAAAGAAGCAGGACGAGAAAATCGCCGTCTTCGACCTGGGTGGGGGAACGTTCGACGTTTCGATCCTGGAAGTTGAAGAAGGGTCTGTTGAAGTGCTCGCCACAAATGGGGATACCCACCTGGGTGGTGACGACTTCGACGAAGAGCTGATTAATTTTGTCGCGGATGAGTTCAAAAAAGAGGGTGGGCTCGATCTTCGTGAGCATCCGATGTCGCTTCAGCGGTTGCGCGAAGCCTGCGAAAAAGCGAAAAAGGAACTTTCGACTCTACAAAGCACCGAGATCAACCTTCCGTTTATTCATGAAGCGAACCACTTGCAAATGACAATCGGTCGTTCGCAATTCGAACGCCTCATCGATCCTCTTGTCGAACGATGCCGCAAGCCCGTCGAGCAAGCACTCAAAGATGCGAAGCTCTCTCCGGGCGACATCGACGAAATTGTCCTTGTTGGTGGATCAACACGCGTTCCGCTCGTTATCGAGCTGGTCAAGAAAGTCTTCGGCGGGAAAGAACCTCACAAAGGTGTGAACCCTGATGAAGTTGTTTCAATCGGAGCAGCGATCCAAGGCGGAATCATCGCCGGGGACGTGAAAGACGTTGTGCTCCTCGATGTGACGCCACTGTCACTTGGAATTGAAACCGAGGGGGGCGTTATGACGGCTCTCGTCGAACGGAACACCACGATTCCCGTGACAAAATCGGAAGTCTTTTCGACTGCGGCGGACAATCAATCGGCAGTGACAGTCAGCGTCTTTCAGGGTGAACGCCCAATGGCACGCGACAACCGTTTGCTGGACCAGTTCAACCTCGAAGGGATCCCTGCGGCTCCTCGTGGAACGCCACAAATTGAAGTAACGTTCGACATCGATGTTAACGGAATCCTCAACGTCTTTGCGAAAGACAAGGGGACCGGGAAAGAGCATAAGGTTACCATCCAGCAATCGAGTGGTCTGTCGGAGGACGAGATCGAGAAAATGCGGAAGGATGCGGAATCGCATGCTGACGAAGACAAGAAACGCAAGGAACTTGCCGAAGTCCGCAACCAGGCATCCAACTTTGTGTACCAGACTGAGAAGACTCTCAAGGAACACGAAGACAAACTGGACGACGATTCCAAGACTGCTGTGAATGCAGCAATCGAGAAGGTGAAAGAAGCCGAGAAAGGGGAAGATCCTGCAGCGATCAAGTCTGCAATTGAAAACCTCGAACAGGCATCTCAAGCCTTGACCAAGCATATCTATGAAGCTGCAAACGCCGCCGGAGGTGGAGCTGAGGCTGATGGTGCTGCCGCTGATGGAACAGCCGAAGCGGCTGCTGCAGATGACGATGTGATCGATGCAGAATTCGAGAAGAAAGAGTAA
- a CDS encoding ImmA/IrrE family metallo-endopeptidase — translation MKSAFGEGAMTQLAVSLDKSLLSTLDSITQVVHHFWMALPPHEIGKRIRAIREQVSMNVSTVADALSITEATVLALEDGQLDPIPGDYILIVSKLLETDFRYFISTDLDETENRTRQVFRSLEAPNANDAFAIRRFVSLCVSERDLETLLSIDRRTLPPQYPKQVDSSRLHKEQGPIAARQERDRLGLGTLPIKNIFQHVRSQGIRLFRHRLEDANLSGVTVVHPNAGVCMLINYDEDLYRQFFSAAHEYAHVLFDRSELNDSGCVLSYKYSNEELLELRANRFAAEFLLPVQALSKYSRPRGIEGLVKLIERIARDYHVNTAVVAQQVRQANWITQRTLDSFFQNLPVVIKRSQKTDPEIPANLTDAQSRRWTAAIEKGVTSYYMELLRRARTEEQITFGRFSEMLGLSVESAHDFVREAGIAL, via the coding sequence GTGAAAAGTGCGTTTGGCGAAGGGGCAATGACTCAACTGGCAGTTTCCTTGGATAAGTCGCTTCTTTCAACCCTTGATTCTATCACGCAAGTCGTCCATCATTTCTGGATGGCACTTCCCCCTCATGAGATCGGTAAAAGAATTCGAGCAATTCGCGAACAAGTTTCGATGAATGTTTCGACCGTTGCTGATGCCCTGAGTATCACCGAGGCAACAGTTCTCGCCCTTGAGGATGGACAACTCGATCCGATACCAGGCGACTACATTCTCATCGTCTCGAAACTCCTTGAGACAGACTTTCGATATTTTATTTCCACCGATCTTGATGAAACAGAAAACCGCACTCGTCAGGTGTTCCGATCCCTTGAAGCTCCAAATGCGAATGATGCCTTCGCGATTCGACGTTTCGTATCTTTGTGTGTATCAGAGCGAGATCTGGAAACACTTTTGAGTATTGATCGTCGAACTCTTCCTCCTCAATACCCCAAACAGGTTGACAGCTCACGACTTCATAAGGAACAGGGACCGATTGCAGCTCGACAAGAGCGAGACCGATTGGGACTTGGAACATTACCGATCAAAAACATTTTCCAGCACGTACGGTCACAAGGGATCAGGCTTTTCCGGCATCGACTGGAAGATGCAAATTTGTCTGGCGTCACAGTTGTGCATCCTAATGCTGGCGTTTGTATGCTCATCAATTACGACGAGGATCTCTATCGACAATTCTTTTCCGCTGCTCATGAATATGCACATGTCTTATTCGATCGTAGCGAGTTGAATGACTCTGGGTGCGTGTTGTCGTACAAATACTCCAACGAGGAACTGTTGGAATTGAGAGCAAACCGCTTTGCAGCTGAATTTCTGCTCCCAGTCCAAGCGTTGAGTAAGTATTCACGTCCCAGAGGGATCGAAGGATTGGTGAAACTCATTGAACGGATCGCGAGAGATTACCACGTAAACACAGCAGTCGTCGCTCAACAGGTGCGTCAAGCAAACTGGATTACTCAGCGAACGTTAGACTCGTTCTTTCAGAACCTCCCAGTTGTCATAAAAAGGAGCCAAAAAACTGACCCTGAAATACCCGCTAATCTGACCGACGCTCAATCTCGACGTTGGACTGCTGCGATTGAAAAGGGAGTTACGAGTTATTACATGGAACTGCTTCGTCGTGCTCGCACGGAAGAGCAAATTACATTCGGACGCTTTTCTGAAATGCTAGGACTTTCTGTTGAATCCGCCCACGATTTTGTTCGCGAAGCGGGGATAGCTTTATGA
- a CDS encoding recombinase family protein, whose protein sequence is MLRPTFSLTNEYRVVIYARMSDEMQNPRSPDQQIEEVNRLIKKLNLPWKVVATYRDDGISGRYKRKRPGYQRMIRDLKSGRVQAELILVDTFERLTRAEDADEFRRKLEKNGILVLTVDSGFADPTSRSGRALSKIESIRATEEGWAKAHNVVRGKKDSVRLGHWPGGPVPFGYKLESVMVLRKGVEEIDHRLLVPNSEPAQVVRRIFDLAKKRGWAGVRIFKELKKSKEFPAEQLPSSADAVTYILKNEIYKGEYVWGRNCTGVIDDVRLRQEVPEEDWERNAAFCEPIVDPADWDFVASQRAKRGRPKDDGKSTNLPSAAGITLKYPLSGLVICQHCGRSMNASSCRPYITKAGEERRYTSYVCTGYLSGVCENSYRVPEEQLRKIVFDILLSQLFICRDQAA, encoded by the coding sequence ATGTTACGACCAACATTCAGTTTGACCAACGAGTATCGAGTTGTCATCTACGCACGGATGTCAGATGAAATGCAGAATCCGCGGTCGCCGGATCAACAGATTGAAGAAGTCAACAGGCTCATTAAAAAGCTCAACCTTCCCTGGAAGGTCGTCGCGACCTATCGTGACGATGGAATCTCGGGACGCTACAAGCGTAAAAGACCCGGCTACCAACGGATGATCCGTGATCTCAAATCTGGACGTGTCCAAGCGGAACTGATACTTGTCGACACGTTCGAACGCCTGACCCGAGCTGAGGATGCGGATGAGTTCCGACGTAAGCTGGAGAAGAACGGAATCCTCGTACTCACTGTCGATAGCGGCTTTGCTGATCCCACATCGCGGTCGGGACGTGCATTGTCCAAAATTGAATCGATTCGCGCGACAGAAGAAGGCTGGGCAAAAGCTCACAATGTGGTCCGAGGAAAGAAAGATTCGGTTCGCCTTGGCCATTGGCCAGGTGGTCCAGTTCCTTTCGGATACAAACTCGAAAGCGTCATGGTTCTTCGTAAAGGAGTCGAAGAAATTGACCATCGTCTTCTCGTTCCCAATTCAGAGCCTGCTCAGGTTGTTCGCAGGATCTTCGATCTTGCTAAAAAGCGTGGCTGGGCAGGTGTGCGAATTTTCAAAGAACTGAAGAAGTCGAAAGAATTTCCCGCTGAGCAGTTGCCTTCCAGCGCTGACGCTGTGACTTACATCCTCAAAAATGAAATCTATAAGGGAGAGTATGTTTGGGGCAGGAACTGCACGGGAGTGATCGACGACGTGCGCCTGCGGCAGGAGGTTCCTGAAGAGGACTGGGAACGGAACGCTGCATTCTGCGAGCCAATCGTTGACCCCGCAGACTGGGACTTCGTTGCTAGTCAACGGGCTAAAAGGGGTAGACCCAAGGATGACGGCAAGTCCACGAACCTTCCGTCCGCAGCCGGGATTACTCTGAAGTACCCACTCTCGGGTCTCGTCATCTGTCAGCATTGCGGACGGTCGATGAACGCTTCCTCGTGTCGACCATACATTACGAAAGCCGGAGAAGAAAGGCGGTACACCTCATACGTATGCACCGGCTACCTGAGCGGCGTCTGTGAGAACTCGTATCGGGTTCCGGAGGAGCAGTTGCGGAAAATTGTATTTGACATTCTGTTGTCTCAGCTCTTCATATGCAGAGATCAAGCAGCCTAA
- a CDS encoding helix-turn-helix domain-containing protein produces the protein MGKRADILERFGKRVRELRKEQGYSQENFAYACGLDRTYMGGIERGERNVALRNIEVIANTLGITLAELMDGV, from the coding sequence ATGGGAAAACGAGCAGACATTCTGGAGCGATTTGGGAAACGGGTGCGGGAACTCCGCAAGGAGCAGGGGTACTCGCAGGAGAACTTTGCCTATGCTTGCGGGCTCGATCGCACCTACATGGGGGGGATCGAGAGGGGCGAAAGAAACGTCGCCCTAAGAAACATTGAGGTGATTGCCAATACGCTGGGGATCACGTTGGCAGAATTGATGGACGGGGTTTGA